CGGGTGCGCCATACAAGTGGGGCTCAGCCTCCGGCGACGATGCGCACGATTTCCAGGCGGTCGCCGGCGGCCAGCGTCGTCTGCTCGGCCTCGGCCGGGGTGAGGGCCTCGCCATTGCGCTCTACCACCACGCGCCGCACGGCCTGGCCACGCTGCTCCAGAAAGGCGGGCAGGGGCGTGCCGAGGGCGATCTGGTAGGTTTGCCCGTTGGCGACGATCTCGATCTGTGCAACGTCCATGCCCAGCACGATGGAGCCTTCTCGCGGAAAGTGCAAACTTCTGTAAATTAAGAGACTGCGCGGCTAATTTTTACGATTAGCTGACGGCATGCCTACTTGCCACTGGGCCGCTTCTGGCTAAGATCTGGGTTATTGTCCACCCGGTTCACCTTGATGAAGTCGTCCGTCTCTCGCGCATCTGTCTCTTCCGCCGCGGTCCCATCCCCGGCGGCCCTTTCCGAAACCGTCCACGACACGCGGGAGCTCTTCCGCGTGGCCCGTGAGCTCGGCCTCGACGCCCGGCAAGTCGAAGCCGTCGAGCGCCTTCTCACCACCACCCACCGCCGCCGCCAGGAGATCGACTACGAGTGGCGCGCCAAGGGAGACGAGGAAGCTTTTCAGATGTGGTGGCGACGGTTGACGGACTTGCACCGCTGGGTCGACCAAGAAATCGAGCGCTTGCTTCGGCCCGAGCAATACGGCACCTGGCGCCGCTGCCGCGAGCTGCGCCTCACCCTTGTCGGCACGCACCAGCTTTCGGCCTAGCGCCGAGCGGTAAAGAGTCACCATCAGGAGGCGGGAAAGGACGGAGAGCCGGGAAATTTTCCCCAGCGCAAGAGGCCGGGCAAAAAGTCCTTTTTTGTTGGCACAATCGTTAACCGCTTTAGAATGTGCAGCTTAAGATACCCATGCCCGCGCTGGCAAGAATGCTGCAACCCCGGAAGACGATGAACAACACTGGATTACCCAACCGCTCCCACCTGCGTAACTGGCTTTTGATCGGCACGGTTGCCTGGCTGGGCATTTCTCAACTCGGCGCTCAGGGTTTCGGCCCTCGGCCCGGCGAAGGCCGTTTGACTCCCGAAGAGGTTATAGAGCGTATGATCTCTCGCATGGATGACCGCCTGGACCTGACGGACGAGCAGGAGGCCGAAGTCCGCGAAATCCTCAAGGAGAGCCAGGAAAAACGCGCTCTCTACCTCGATGCCGCCCGCGACGCGGAGTCCGAAGGCGAGGCGCGCGAGCAGATCAAGAAGGCGCACGACGTGGGCAAGGAGGCGAACAAGGAAATCGCCGAACTGCTCGACCGGAAGCAGCGCAAGGAATTCAAGGAGATGCAGAAGCGCATGGAACAACTGCGCGGCCGCATCGGCAACCGTGGCGCATTTCCTTCCAAAGGAAATGCCGGCGGCCCGCCTCCGGAAGACGCTGGCGAGTATTAGAGCGAGCTAGCCTCCAGAGGCATCCGGCTTGGTCCTTCGCGCTCTGGAATGCTGGGCTGGGCCCAGATCTGGATGCTGAAGCAGGCTGCATCCGCTGCTGCTCCGCAACCTCTCTGCCATAAAACAGTCGACGAACTCCCAGGGGTGAGTTCGACCAAATTGCGTTCTTCTTCGCCCCGGTCATGGGTGTACCGGGGCTTTCTCATGTCCCACCGCGGGTCTACTCGTAGAGCCACCAGCGGCGGCTCTGCTGCTGGAACGCCTTGGCCTGTTGCGTCCAGCGGTTGACGAAGCCTCGCACGTCGGCTTGTGCGCCCTTTTGCTCCAGCTCTTCCCACCAGGCGTAGCTGCCTACGTGCTTGTTGAAGAGCAGCTGCTGGGAGTCCGGTGCGGCGCGGAAAGGGTTTCCCCGGCTCCACCCGGCGGCAATCGTCATCAGGTGGAAGCTCAGCTCCGTCGGGCGCACGGTCTGCCAATCCGTCACCAGCACGTAGACGCCCCGGTGCGGCTTTCCCTTGACGTCAAAGGGCACCACGCGGAACTCGACGCCCGGGATGCGACGCGCCTCCAGGGCCGCCTCGATCTCCTCCGGCGTCTTGCCGCTAAACTGGAGCACGCGGAAGGGGTATTGCGAGCCGAAGCCATGCTTGAAGCCGCCGAGCTGACAGCCGAGGCCCGTCATGCTATAGCCCATCGCGGCGGAAAGGTCGGGGATGGCGGGGGAGGTAGGCACCCAGGCCAGCTCGGTTTGCGGCCACATCATGCTGCGTCGCCAGCCCGTCATGGGCACGATGGTCAGGCGACCGCGCTGGCGCACCTCGTCCGACACCTGGAGCACGCCCGGCTGGTCTTTGGCCATCCGCGCCAGTTCGCCAATCGTCAGGCCATGCACGTAGGGCACCGGGAACGCGCCCACGTAGCTTTCCAGCCCCTTGTCGAGCATCGGGCCGTCGACCTTCAGGCCGCCCAGTGGGTTGGGCCGGTCGAGCACCACCACTTCGGTGCCGGCCTCGAAGCATGCCTCCATCGTGTAGCGCATGGCGCTGACGTAGGTGTAGCTGCGCACCCCGAGGTCTTGCAGGTCGATCACCATCACGTCGATCCGGTCGAGCATCTCGGGGCTCGGGCGGCGATACTTGCCATAGAGCGAGTAGACGGGCAGGCCGGTGCGGCGGTCGGTCCGGTCCTGGATGTCCTCGTTGGCCTTCTCGTCGCCATAGATGCCGTGCTCGGGGCCGAAGAGCGCCACAAGGTTCACCCCCGGTGCCTGACGCAGCACGTCGATCGTGCTGGTGCCAAAGCGGTTGACCCCGGCGGGGTGGGTGAGCAGGCCCACGCGCTTGCCTTGCAGCACGTCGAAATCACGGGATTTGAGCGTGTCGATGCCGAGGCCGATCCGGGCGGCGGCTAGGGTGGGGAGGATGAGGAAGAGCAGCCAGGGCAGGAGCCAGCGGCCAGCAGTGCGCGATAGAGCCATGGTGCAGCATTGACCGCGTAGAGGCGGCCTGCCGCAAGCAGAATCGCGCAGCCGGTAAGCTTAATCCAACGCCGCCAACTGCTTCCGCAACGCTTCTTCGCCTTCGGCCAAGCGCCGCTCGATCGGCCAGTCGTCTGGCGTAAGGGCCACCGCCTCCAGCCCGGGCAGCGTTTGCGCCGCCTGCTCCACTGCGGCCGGGTCGAGGCCGCCGCAGAGCAGCAGCTTGCGCGCGTCCTTGCGGGCGGCAGTCAATACGCTCAGCGGGCCCTTGCCGTCGAGCGAGCTGGAATCGAAGCGCCCTTCGCCCGTCAGCACGAGATCGGCTGCGGCCAGCTTGTCGTGCAAGCTCAGCAGCTCGGCCACCAGCGGGAAGCCCTCGACAAAGCGCGCTTGCGGGAAGGCCGTGCGCAAGCCAAAGCCCAGGCCGCCCGCCGCGCCCGCGCCCGGCTCGTTCAGCCGCTCCTCGTGGGTGCTGAGGGGGTGCCCGAAGAGGCCCAGCAGGCGCCGCCCCATCTTGTCCATCTGGCGTTCGAGGCTCGGCTGGTCGTCGGGCTGCAGGCCCTTTTGCGGGCCGAAGACGCTGGTCGCGCCGCGTTCGCCGGTCAAAGGGTTGCGCACGTCGCAGGCGATGCGGATGGGTGGAAACTGGTCGCGGTAGTTCACGAGGCCGCCCAGGCTGTTGATGCGCTTCCACTGGTCGGGCGAAAGGTGCGTCACGGGCTGCAGCTCACGGTCGTAGGCCTTCATGCCGAGGGCTTCGAGGGCACCCGCGCCCGCGTCGTTGGTCGCGCTGCCGCCAATGCCCACGAGGATGGCGGAGGCACCGCTTTCGACCGCGTAGCGGATCAGCTCGCCCACGCCGTAGGTGGTGGTATGCCACGGGTTGCGCTGGTCCGCCGGCACGTCGAGGAAGCCGGCGGCCTGCGCCATTTCGATAATGGCCAGCTTGCCGGTGTCGGGCACATCGAGGCGACTCTTGGCCGAGACGGGCACCGCAGCGAGCTGCACCCAGCCGATTAGGGCCTCTTTGGGCTGCCAGAGGGGCCCGGTGACTTTGCGGGGCTCGGTGTAGCCGCCGAGGCAGTGGGTGAGGATCTGCACAAAGCCCTCGCCGCCATCGGTCAGCGGAGCCTCGTCGATCTGCCAGTCCCCATGCCGCTGCTGCAACACTTCCCGTGCTGCCGCGCAGGCCTGCCCCGCCGTCATGCTGCCCTTGAACTTGTCGAATGCCAGTAACACGCGCATAGCAGCAAGGTTGCCCGCTCCGCGCCCGCGTCAAGCCCGTGCGCAGATGAGCGGCAGGCCGCGAAAGGTGTTTTTTAGGGTGTCCGCTTTATTTGCTTTTGACATTGATGGAAGCAGCGGCGCTTAGTTACGGCTTGCTCACGTGCTAAGAGATAGACTGCTTTGATTACGCGTGGGCTCGTTAAAAACCTGTTGATCCTGTAACTGCATGTTCAAGCACACTGTTTGTTTCGCGGCGGCTGCCGTGGCGTTCGCAACTGCCGGTAACGCGGCTTTCGCCCAGGCTTCCGGTCCCGACTGGCGCTTCCAGATCGGCCTCAGCTATACCAGCGGCTTTAGTGATCTGGTGGACGAGTTCGAAGCGGAAGGCTACGAGATGGATTGGGAATGGCCGGTCGGCGTGAATTTCCTCGTCGGTCAGGACTTCGCCAACGGCCTGGGCTGGGATGCCACGATTGGGCCCATGGTCTTCATCTTTGGCGATGCCGACGCCTACGTGATTCCGCTGGGCGTAGGTGGCCGCTACACCTTCACCCCGGAGGCCAACATCGCTCCCTATGTGCGGGCGGGCCTCAGCTACGCCTTTGCCGGTGGCGATTACCTCGACACGGGCGATCTGGGCTACACGGGTGCCGTGGGAGTCGAGTTCAACCGCGACCGCCGTATGAGCTTCGGCCTCGAAGCTTCTTACAACAGCGCGACGGTGGAGTTCGACCACTATTGGGAGAATGATGCCGACGTGAAGACCCACGAGTGGCAAATCGGCGCGTTTATCGCGTTCTAAGGCGCTCGCACCGCGCACGATTACAAAAAAGGGAACCCAGTTTGCGGTTCCCTTTTCTTGTACCCGAGCAGGACCAATTCACCCTGCGGGCTGTGGGAGTGCTGGGCTCCGCCCAGATCTGGATTTTAAGACAGGGGTCCGTATGCAAGGAGGTATGTATTGGGCGCTGGGCAGCTCGTTTTCCAATCCAGGTCGGTGCAAAGCACCGCACTCCAGAGCGCGTCAGACGAGAGCGGATGCGACAAGCCAACGCTCGTGGTTTCCTACCGGCGGAAAAAGCTGAGGGGCGAGCGTTCGTCCTTGGGCGCCTCAGGCTTCGGCTCGGGGGCGTCTTCGTCTGCATCGCGGGGCACCTCCAGCTTGCGCTCGGGCAGGTCGTGGGGCAGGGCAGGGCCTTTGCCTGCAGGGGTAAAGAAGACGTAGGGCGCGTCGCTCGACTGCTTCTTCGGGGCGGGTTTGGCTGCCTCCGCCTCGCCGGGTTCGGATGTCGGCGCCTGGGGGGTGCGGCGGCGCTGGCCGTAGACCATGCGGTTGAGGTCGCGCGTGATGCGTTCGAGCTGGCCCACCTGCTCGTCGAGTTCGCTGGCGGCGGCGGCCACTTCCTCGCTCTGGGCGGCATTGCGTTGGACGGCCTGCTCGATGGTCTGGAGCGAGTCGTTGATCTGGGAGCTGCCCCGGGCCTGCTCGCGAGAGGAAATCGCAATCTGCTCCACTGCGGTGCGCAGGCGCATGGTGTCCTGGTCGACCGTCGTGAACGCCTCGACCG
The Verrucomicrobiota bacterium JB022 DNA segment above includes these coding regions:
- the thiS gene encoding sulfur carrier protein ThiS; the encoded protein is MDVAQIEIVANGQTYQIALGTPLPAFLEQRGQAVRRVVVERNGEALTPAEAEQTTLAAGDRLEIVRIVAGG
- a CDS encoding DUF1343 domain-containing protein; the encoded protein is MALSRTAGRWLLPWLLFLILPTLAAARIGLGIDTLKSRDFDVLQGKRVGLLTHPAGVNRFGTSTIDVLRQAPGVNLVALFGPEHGIYGDEKANEDIQDRTDRRTGLPVYSLYGKYRRPSPEMLDRIDVMVIDLQDLGVRSYTYVSAMRYTMEACFEAGTEVVVLDRPNPLGGLKVDGPMLDKGLESYVGAFPVPYVHGLTIGELARMAKDQPGVLQVSDEVRQRGRLTIVPMTGWRRSMMWPQTELAWVPTSPAIPDLSAAMGYSMTGLGCQLGGFKHGFGSQYPFRVLQFSGKTPEEIEAALEARRIPGVEFRVVPFDVKGKPHRGVYVLVTDWQTVRPTELSFHLMTIAAGWSRGNPFRAAPDSQQLLFNKHVGSYAWWEELEQKGAQADVRGFVNRWTQQAKAFQQQSRRWWLYE
- a CDS encoding glycerate kinase; translation: MRVLLAFDKFKGSMTAGQACAAAREVLQQRHGDWQIDEAPLTDGGEGFVQILTHCLGGYTEPRKVTGPLWQPKEALIGWVQLAAVPVSAKSRLDVPDTGKLAIIEMAQAAGFLDVPADQRNPWHTTTYGVGELIRYAVESGASAILVGIGGSATNDAGAGALEALGMKAYDRELQPVTHLSPDQWKRINSLGGLVNYRDQFPPIRIACDVRNPLTGERGATSVFGPQKGLQPDDQPSLERQMDKMGRRLLGLFGHPLSTHEERLNEPGAGAAGGLGFGLRTAFPQARFVEGFPLVAELLSLHDKLAAADLVLTGEGRFDSSSLDGKGPLSVLTAARKDARKLLLCGGLDPAAVEQAAQTLPGLEAVALTPDDWPIERRLAEGEEALRKQLAALD
- a CDS encoding outer membrane beta-barrel protein, with the translated sequence MFKHTVCFAAAAVAFATAGNAAFAQASGPDWRFQIGLSYTSGFSDLVDEFEAEGYEMDWEWPVGVNFLVGQDFANGLGWDATIGPMVFIFGDADAYVIPLGVGGRYTFTPEANIAPYVRAGLSYAFAGGDYLDTGDLGYTGAVGVEFNRDRRMSFGLEASYNSATVEFDHYWENDADVKTHEWQIGAFIAF